One Pseudomonadota bacterium genomic window carries:
- a CDS encoding SLC26A/SulP transporter family protein — MRKKRRLSGRLTGDILGGLTAMLVALPSAIAFGIIIYSPLGSQYAGKAVIAGMTGAVALGLIASLFGGTPRLITAPCAPAAAVLAVFVAQLVKSGAVPLEAVPLYVALVALMAGVIQLLAGSFGGGKFIKYIPYPVVAGYLGGVGILIFIGQLPKFLGLPKDINLLQGFLEPILWNGTSIFIGFVTIAAMLVAPRFLKFIPAAIVALLSGICAYFVLAIFNPALLVLADNPLIIGPISSSGFGAFEAGVKQWTYFSAIDAKGLAMLVIPLLTLAVLLSIDTLKTCVIIDVMTHSRHNSNKELIGQGLGNIGSSLIGGIPGSGTMGPTLVNIASGGRTRLSGVFAGVFAGLVLLLLGKLMAWIPLAALAGVLIVIAVRMLDIQSLQLLKHRSTVFDFLVILAVVISAVSMSLIAAAGVGTALAIVLFLREQIRSSVIRRKLFGNQKFSKKRRITAELSILESHGKNTIICELQGQLFFGTTDQLLTELESHLAECSFVVLDMRRVQSLDFTAANMLKQIHNRVKKKKGYLVLSSIPRNLPTGQNVKKYLAGLGFTETGGNLKFYPDLDSALEWIEDEIINASSDGRKDDFHILNLPEFEFFSGFSAAAIEKLSATMTEKTFQADEKVFSMGDQSDKIYFIRKGAVKIGLPLAGGTAHHLVTLSRGDFFGEMSFLDKGARSAEAVAVDEIMLYILSRNQFEKIVKAHPEIAGMFFERLAYTISQRLRLTNTELMALEES; from the coding sequence ATGAGAAAAAAACGGCGCTTATCCGGTCGCCTGACAGGAGACATTCTTGGCGGCCTTACTGCTATGCTTGTAGCCCTGCCTTCAGCCATTGCTTTCGGGATAATCATTTATTCTCCTCTCGGTTCACAATATGCCGGTAAGGCAGTTATTGCCGGCATGACAGGCGCAGTTGCCCTCGGGCTCATTGCGTCTCTTTTTGGCGGGACGCCGCGGCTTATTACAGCCCCTTGTGCCCCTGCGGCTGCCGTACTTGCTGTTTTCGTTGCCCAGCTTGTCAAAAGCGGAGCAGTGCCGTTGGAGGCTGTGCCGCTTTATGTGGCTCTTGTCGCCCTCATGGCAGGTGTTATCCAACTTTTAGCCGGCAGTTTCGGCGGCGGTAAATTTATCAAGTATATTCCCTATCCTGTTGTAGCCGGTTATCTTGGCGGTGTAGGGATTTTGATTTTCATTGGGCAATTGCCTAAATTTTTGGGGCTCCCAAAAGATATCAATCTTCTGCAAGGTTTTTTAGAACCTATTTTGTGGAACGGGACGAGCATATTTATCGGGTTTGTTACCATTGCAGCTATGTTGGTTGCTCCCAGATTCCTCAAATTTATCCCTGCTGCCATAGTTGCCTTGCTTTCCGGTATATGCGCTTATTTTGTTCTGGCTATTTTTAACCCGGCGTTATTAGTGCTTGCCGATAACCCTCTGATTATCGGGCCAATATCTTCATCAGGGTTCGGCGCATTCGAAGCTGGAGTAAAACAGTGGACCTATTTTAGCGCCATTGATGCCAAAGGTCTTGCCATGCTTGTTATTCCGCTTTTGACGCTGGCTGTTCTTCTTTCCATCGACACATTAAAAACATGTGTGATTATTGATGTCATGACCCATTCCCGCCATAATTCAAACAAGGAACTAATTGGCCAGGGTCTCGGCAATATCGGTTCATCTCTCATTGGAGGTATTCCAGGTTCAGGAACAATGGGCCCTACTTTAGTAAACATTGCAAGCGGCGGACGTACGCGTTTATCCGGTGTTTTCGCCGGTGTTTTCGCCGGTTTAGTTCTCCTTCTTCTTGGAAAACTTATGGCATGGATTCCCCTGGCTGCCCTGGCTGGAGTTTTGATTGTTATAGCTGTGCGCATGCTCGACATACAAAGCCTGCAACTGTTAAAACACAGATCCACTGTTTTTGATTTTCTTGTGATCCTGGCAGTTGTAATCTCTGCCGTCAGCATGAGCCTGATTGCTGCAGCCGGTGTCGGAACCGCGCTGGCAATAGTTTTGTTTCTAAGGGAACAGATTCGCTCTTCTGTTATAAGACGGAAATTATTCGGCAATCAGAAGTTTTCCAAAAAACGCCGCATCACTGCCGAGCTTTCAATTCTTGAGTCACACGGGAAAAACACAATTATCTGCGAGCTTCAGGGCCAGCTCTTTTTTGGTACAACGGATCAGCTTTTGACGGAACTCGAATCACATCTTGCAGAATGTTCCTTTGTAGTTCTGGACATGCGCCGGGTTCAATCCCTTGATTTTACGGCCGCCAATATGCTCAAGCAAATCCATAACCGCGTTAAAAAGAAAAAAGGTTATCTCGTTCTTTCTTCAATTCCCAGGAATCTTCCTACAGGACAGAATGTAAAGAAATATCTCGCCGGCCTTGGTTTTACTGAAACAGGCGGGAATCTTAAGTTTTATCCGGACCTGGACTCTGCCCTGGAATGGATTGAGGATGAAATCATTAACGCATCATCCGACGGCAGAAAAGACGATTTTCATATCCTGAACTTGCCTGAATTCGAATTCTTCTCCGGATTTTCTGCTGCTGCTATTGAAAAGCTCTCTGCTACCATGACGGAAAAAACATTTCAGGCAGATGAGAAGGTTTTCTCAATGGGGGACCAGAGCGATAAGATATATTTTATTCGCAAAGGTGCAGTAAAAATAGGCTTGCCATTGGCCGGAGGTACGGCTCATCACCTTGTGACCTTATCACGGGGAGATTTTTTTGGTGAGATGTCATTTCTTGACAAAGGGGCACGTTCTGCTGAAGCCGTTGCAGTAGACGAAATAATGCTCTATATCCTTTCCCGAAACCAGTTTGAAAAGATTGTCAAGGCCCATCCCGAAATTGCCGGTATGTTCTTTGAACGTCTGGCATACACAATCTCGCAGCGTCTGCGGCTGACCAATACAGAACTGATGGCTCTGGAAGAGAGCTGA
- a CDS encoding MarR family transcriptional regulator has product MKAKKVIVGIKGVKEALDEAKDVLKKVAKNEKVKKEVGVYFSSFEAFRKALTPKRLELLHTIKTDNPKSINELARITKRDIKNVADDIKYLEQIGFIEKRVGEKEIKPSISYDMIALEIAI; this is encoded by the coding sequence ATGAAAGCAAAGAAAGTAATCGTCGGAATTAAAGGGGTCAAAGAAGCTCTTGATGAAGCAAAAGATGTTTTGAAGAAAGTGGCAAAGAACGAAAAGGTAAAAAAAGAAGTCGGTGTCTATTTTTCAAGTTTTGAGGCATTCAGAAAGGCATTGACACCAAAGAGACTTGAGCTTCTCCACACTATAAAAACAGACAATCCAAAATCTATCAACGAGCTTGCACGTATTACAAAAAGAGATATCAAGAACGTCGCTGACGACATCAAATACCTGGAACAGATAGGGTTTATAGAGAAACGGGTCGGAGAGAAAGAAATAAAACCGTCAATAAGTTACGACATGATTGCACTGGAAATAGCAATTTAA
- a CDS encoding DUF6516 family protein, protein MATELVHHTKVTDEKGNTLEIKIWKISKPTKDKPHGYRYSLAYIVDGKRVVGYDNGERKGDHRHMGNKQEDYEFTSIDRLFNDFFEDVRRFLK, encoded by the coding sequence ATGGCCACCGAATTAGTCCATCACACCAAAGTTACTGATGAAAAAGGAAATACTCTTGAGATTAAAATATGGAAGATTTCAAAGCCTACAAAGGACAAACCTCACGGATATCGTTATTCCCTTGCATATATTGTGGATGGTAAAAGAGTGGTGGGGTATGATAACGGTGAAAGAAAGGGAGATCACAGACACATGGGAAATAAGCAGGAAGATTACGAATTCACCAGTATTGATAGACTCTTCAACGATTTCTTTGAAGATGTCAGGAGGTTTCTGAAATGA
- a CDS encoding ATP-binding protein: protein MKEIVLAHRAERDMLLTGDYVPREGLHTARQSIENNLIKVILGPRRAGKSVFSIQLLQGIDFAYLNFDDERLLRVTDYDEFIKTIREVYGETRYLLFDEIQNLKDWELFINRLQRQGFNIVITGSNAHLLSRELSTHLTGRFIQFQILPFSFREFLQANNFPIDDTLELKERQGLLLGYLDEYIGKGGFPEVVAKHVEPRNYLTTLFESILFKDIAKRYNVRYSQKLYDLGHYLVTNHSGEFSYTRLKNILDFRSVHTVENYVKYLSEAFLIFAVDRFSFKLKEQLKSPKKVYSYDTGMAKSVKFAVTPDAGKFMENIVAVELLRKGIEPYYYKTNTGKEIDFIVRQGTTISELIQVCYDIQNYQTKKREVDALLKSSKELGCNILTVLTWDFESKEDHSGVEIAFVPLWKWLLNLTKK from the coding sequence ATGAAAGAAATTGTATTAGCCCACAGAGCAGAGAGAGATATGCTTTTAACAGGGGACTATGTTCCCAGAGAAGGGCTCCATACTGCACGCCAGAGCATAGAAAACAACCTTATTAAGGTAATCCTGGGGCCAAGAAGAGCAGGAAAATCTGTTTTCTCCATACAACTGCTTCAGGGAATTGACTTTGCCTATCTGAACTTCGATGACGAAAGACTTCTCCGGGTAACCGATTATGATGAGTTTATCAAAACAATCAGAGAGGTCTATGGGGAAACACGCTATCTGTTATTTGATGAAATTCAGAACCTTAAGGATTGGGAATTGTTCATCAACAGGCTTCAGCGCCAGGGATTTAATATCGTGATTACAGGATCGAATGCCCATCTTTTAAGCAGGGAGCTTTCAACCCATCTGACAGGCAGATTTATTCAGTTTCAGATACTTCCCTTCTCTTTCAGGGAATTTTTGCAGGCAAATAATTTCCCTATCGATGACACACTTGAACTAAAGGAAAGACAGGGGCTCCTCCTCGGCTATCTTGATGAATATATCGGTAAAGGCGGTTTTCCTGAAGTTGTCGCGAAGCATGTTGAACCCAGGAACTACCTTACTACGCTATTTGAAAGTATCCTTTTTAAGGATATTGCGAAACGATATAATGTGCGGTATTCACAGAAACTCTATGACCTCGGCCATTATCTTGTGACAAATCACTCAGGCGAATTCAGTTACACAAGGCTGAAAAATATACTCGATTTCAGAAGTGTCCATACTGTAGAAAATTATGTGAAGTATCTTTCTGAGGCATTTCTAATATTTGCCGTGGACAGGTTTTCATTTAAACTCAAGGAACAGTTGAAATCTCCCAAAAAAGTCTACTCATATGATACCGGTATGGCAAAATCGGTAAAATTTGCCGTTACCCCTGATGCAGGAAAATTCATGGAAAATATTGTTGCTGTTGAGCTGTTGAGAAAAGGCATTGAACCTTATTACTACAAAACAAATACCGGAAAAGAAATTGATTTTATTGTCAGGCAAGGGACCACAATAAGTGAGTTAATTCAGGTTTGTTATGACATACAAAACTATCAGACAAAAAAACGTGAAGTGGATGCCCTTCTAAAATCCAGCAAAGAGCTTGGTTGCAACATTCTCACCGTTCTTACCTGGGACTTTGAAAGCAAAGAAGATCATTCAGGCGTAGAGATTGCCTTCGTACCACTTTGGAAATGGCTCTTAAATCTTACCAAAAAGTAA